One Oryza glaberrima chromosome 10, OglaRS2, whole genome shotgun sequence DNA segment encodes these proteins:
- the LOC127752445 gene encoding disease resistance protein RGA4-like, with product METAVLSAVLRTLGPKLYAFLRDGHDLLRRDLERDVHYIRNELAMIAAAIEEHDRRPPPAAGDVRSAWIRGVRDLACDMEDCVDRFVHRATGHGLASMGARAKFAAVIQELRRKSEELSRLRASYAAAAGEPSCWVATGSSALTLPASSSEAHTLASDIVGMDGPRDEILELIGETQGQLKVISIVGFGGLGKTLLARQIYESDAVAAQFHPRIWVRAAGKNAEDVLMEILQQLGMPVHHCHASNLVVNLRNCLESKRFFVVIDDMQREYWNSSFRNAFPSDTGLSSIVIVTTAIQSIANACSSRNSHVYVMRTLNEEHSRQLFLKEASWKDYPPGSEAILKKCDGLPLALVTTAQFLQSRCQQQPLGCAKLCDNLGKHLVTEDTLARMKRVLVHHYSSLPGHVIKACLLYLGIFPSGHPVRRKTLIRRWSAEGFVGADHHRSSLDVAIDSFEELVNRSIIQPVDVSSNTEVKTCQTHGMMLEFILHKSICDNFITFLYGQARLPDKIRCVSIQQNSGSKTRVDSDIDLSLVRSLTIFGKAHKSFLNFSRYKLLRVLDLEECDELEDEHLKKICKRLLLKYLSLGRGITVLPKEIAKLKFLETLDLRRTVIKFLPIQVLELPCLIHLFGVFKLQDADQQMRKLKSFLTEKSKLETLAGFVTDRCQTFPQLMKHMTNLAKVKIWCENTADASSSSNSDVHLSEAIQEFIQRGTDVNDVRSLSLDVGECSQEFLNFSLGDSCYLSSLKLKGNKICRLPPFVTSLAVLTDLSLSSSDRLSSDVLAALSNVRALRYLKLIARHLDRFVIERGDLQSLRLLHIVVVSMTTMSKQQPEIQEGALPNLESFHLLCKDLDGPCGHGGIRIDSLGLGCLREIVLDDGVRETAKEQWKDAARRHPKRPKVVFVGAGDVVDRRRVGAAAAAAPAAGESNSAVAPAAVASVVAAGDVKRPAREESDISAALASLPAKMARLLGAASIHQSSGTQGELSCGGNGASQRHFS from the exons ATGGAGACCGCGGTGCTGAGCGCCGTGCTCAGAACGCTGGGGCCGAAGCTCTACGCGTTCCTCCGTGACGGGCACGACCTGCTGCGGCGGGACCTGGAGCGCGACGTCCACTACATCCGGAACGAGCTCGCCATGATCGCCGCCGCGATCGAGGAGCAcgaccgccgcccgccgcccgccgcaggcGACGTGCGGAGCGCCTGGATCCGCGGCGTGCGCGACCTGGCCTGCGACATGGAGGACTGCGTCGACCGCTTCGTGCACCGCGCCACCGGCCACGGCCTGGCCTCCATGGGCGCCCGCGCCAAGTTCGCCGCCGTGATCCAGGAGCTCAGGAGGAAATCCGAGGAGCTGTCCCGCCTCAGAGCCAgttacgccgccgccgccggcgagcccagCTGCTGGGTGGCTACAGGATCATCCGCGTTGACCctgccggcgtcgtcgtctgaGGCGCACACCCTTGCATCTGACATCGTGGGGATGGACGGGCCCCGGGACGAGATTCTTGAGCTGATAGGGGAAACCCAGGGCCAGCTCAAGGTGATCTCCATTGTTGGGTTTGGTGGGTTAGGGAAGACGCTTCTTGCCAGGCAAATCTACGAgagcgacgccgtcgccgcgcaaTTCCATCCACGGATTTGGGTTCGTGCCGCGGGGAAGAACGCAGAGGATGTCCTCATGGAGATTCTCCAGCAGCTGGGGATGCCGGTACATCACTGCCATGCCAGCAATCTCGTTGTAAATCTCAGAAATTGCCTTGAATCCAAGAG GTTCTTTGTTGTAATTGACGACATGCAGAGGGAATATTGGAACAGCTCTTTCAGAAATGCCTTTCCTTCTGATACGGGACTGAGCAGCATTGTGATCGTAACGACGGCCATCCAGTCCATAGCAAATGCCTGCAGCTCTCGCAACAGCCATGTGTACGTGATGAGAACCCTGAATGAGGAACACTCAAGACAGCTATTCTTGAAAGAAGCATCATGGAAAGATTACCCACCAGGTTCAGAAGCAATCCTGAAGAAATGTGATGGTCTGCCGCTTGCTCTCGTCACAACAGCCCAATTCTTGCAAAGCAGATGTCAGCAGCAGCCTCTGGGATGCGCAAAGCTGTGCGACAACCTGGGTAAGCATCTTGTGACAGAAGACACCTTAGCAAGAATGAAGCGTGTGCTTGTTCACCATTACAGCAGCCTCCCTGGCCATGTCATCAAGGCCTGCTTGCTCTACCTGGGAATTTTCCCCAGTGGTCATCCTGTCAGGAGAAAAACTCTGATAAGGAGATGGTCAGCTGAAGGATTCGTGGGAGCAGACCATCACCGGAGCTCTCTAGATGTCGCCATCGACAGCTTCGAGGAGCTCGTTAACCGGAGCATCATCCAGCCTGTTGATGTGAGCAGCAACACTGAGGTGAAGACCTGCCAAACTCACGGTATGATGCTTGAGTTCATCCTGCACAAATCCATATGTGACAACTTCATCACATTTCTGTACGGTCAGGCTCGCCTGCCTGACAAGATCCGTTGCGTTTCCATACAACAGAACAGTGGTAGTAAGACCAGAGTGGATTCAGACATTGATCTGTCCCTTGTCCGGTCTCTGACGATCTTCGGAAAAGCGCACAAGTCTTTCCTGAATTTCTCCAGGTATAAACTTCTCCGGGTTTTGGATCTCGAAGAGTGTGATGAATTGGAGGACGAGCATCTGAAGAAGATATGCAAGCGGTTGCTTCTCAAGTACCTAAGCCTCGGCCGTGGAATTACAGTGCTTCCAAAGGAGATCGCAAAGCTGAAATTTCTTGAGACGCTCGATTTACGGCGAACGGTGATTAAGTTTCTTCCCATACAAGTGCTCGAGCTGCCATGTCTGATTCATCTGTTTGGAGTGTTCAAGCTCCAAGATGCTGACCAGCAAATGAGGAAGCTCAAATCCTTCCTGACGGAGAAAAGCAAGTTGGAGACACTGGCCGGATTTGTCACCGATAGGTGCCAAACATTTCCTCAGCTCATGAAACATATGACCAACTTGGCAAAGGTGAAAATATGGTGCGAGAACACCGCAGatgccagcagcagcagcaactctGATGTTCACCTGTCAGAAGCCATTCAGGAGTTCATCCAGAGAGGCACAGATGTGAACGATGTCCGATCACTCTCTCTCGATGTCGGCGAATGCTCCCAAGAATTTCTCAACTTCTCTTTAGGAGATTCATGCTACCTAAGCTCCCTGAAGCTGAAAGGAAACAAGATATGCAGGTTGCCACCGTTCGTCACCTCGCTGGCCGTTCTCACTGATCTGTCCCTCTCATCCTCTGATCGCCTCAGCTCTGATGTTCTTGCGGCCCTGAGCAACGTCCGCGCGCTGCGTTACCTGAAGCTGATCGCGCGTCACCTGGACAGGTTCGTGATCGAACGCGGCGATCTGCAGAGCCTGCGACTCCTGCACATCGTGGTGGTGTCCATGACGACGATGAGCAAGCAGCAGCCAGAGATCCAGGAGGGAGCCCTGCCGAATCTGGAGTCGTTCCATCTCCTCTGCAAGGATCTGGATGGCCCCTGCGGCCATGGAGGCATCAGGATCGACTCCCTCGGGCTCGGGTGCCTCAGGGAGATTGTTCTTGACGACGGAGTTCGTGAGACGGCGAAGGAGCAGTGGAAGGACGCGGCGAGGCGGCACCCGAAGCGGCCCAAGGTGGTGTTCGTCGGAGCGGGAGACGTCGTCGATCGGCGGCGGGtgggtgctgctgctgctgccgcgcctGCAGCAGGAGAGAGCAATTCTGCCGtggcaccggcggcggtggcttcggtggtggccgccggcgacgtcaaGAGGCCGGCTAGGGAGGAATCCGATATCTCCGCCGCGCTGGCGAGCCTTCCGGCGAAGATGGCGAGGCTGCTCGGCGCTGCGAGCATCCACCAGAGTAGTGGGACTCAGGGCGAGCTGTCCTGCGGCGGGAACGGAGCATCACAGCGCCATTTCAGCTAG